GAGGGCCTCAGGGTACCCAAAACCCGGGGCCCGTCACCAGTCCGTGACCCCTTCTTTCCGAGGGAATCCGCCCGTCCAACCCTCAGGGTCACGCGCACGCGCACGCCACGTGTCCTCCCGGGCCGGGTCAATCCCCGTACATCGTGTCAAGGCGTCCCGAGCGCGGCACCGCACTGGCTGTGTCACGAACGGGTCAGCGCGGTGAAGGGGCGCGACGGGGCGTGGGCGGAAAGCCGCTATGCTCGTGGAGCGGGCGGCCTGACGGACGGCCGCCCCTGGGCGCATCCCCGGCCGGTTGTCGGGACGCGCTTCCTTGCTCACCGTGAAGGGTCGCGCCGCTGGCGCGGAGGATGGGGGCGTGGTGCTGGAGTCCTTGTGGAGCAGACGCGCCGTGCTCGTGTCGGGCAAGGGCGGCGTGGGCAAGACGACGCTCTCCGCGACGCTGGCGGTGGCGGCGGCGCGCGCGGGCCGGCCGGTGCTGCTGGCGGAGCTGTCCCCGGACGAGGGCGGCCCGTCCACGCTCTCGGGGCTGGTGGGCGCGAAGGAGGCCGGGCCGCGCGTGGTGCCGGTGGGGCCGAACCTGTCCTTCGTGCGGCTGTCCGCGCAGGAGGGCCACCGGCTCTTCCTGGAGGAGACGCTGCCCGTGAAGTGGCTGGCGGAGGCCGCGCTGCGCTCGCGGGCGCTGCGGCGCTTCCTGGAGGCGGGCCCCGCGCTCAAGGAGATGGGGCTGATGTTCCAGCTGCTGGCGCTCCTGCGCCTCACGCACCCGGACGGCCGCAGGGTGCACCCGCTCACGGTGGTGGACCTGCCCGCCACGGGCCACGCGCTGGCGTTGGCCACGCTGCCCCGGAGCATCCTGTCGCTGATGCCGGGCGGTCCCGTGGGCCGCGCGGTGCGTGAAGGGCTGGACCTGCTCCAGGACCCCGCGCGCACGGGCGTGGTGCTCACCACGCTGCCGGAGCCCCTGCCGGTGAGCGAGACGCTGGCGCTGGTGGGCGAGCTCAAGGAAGTGGGCCTGCCCCTGTCCGCCGCGGTGCTCAACCGCATGCCGGAGGACCCCTTCACGCCGGAGTCTCGCGCGGCGCTGGAGCGGCTGCTGGAGACGCACGGGCCGCACCGGGGGCAGCGGGCGCTGGAGCGGCTGGAGCGCGCGCGGCTGGCCCGGCAGCGGCTGGCGGCGGGCGTGAGCGTGCCCTACTGGGGGCTGCCGGAGCTGGCGCTGACGGGCGTGGCGCTGGTGGAGCGGCTGGCGGAGCTCCTGGAGTCCACACTCGAAGGAGCCGCGTCCCACGGCGGCCGGGAGGCCACGCCATGAACCTGGACGGCATGCTGCGCGACAAGCGGATCCTCGTGCTGTGCGGCGCGGGTGGCGTGGGCAAGACGACGACGGCGGCGGCGCTGGGCGTGGCCGCGGCGCGCTCGGGGCGCAAGGTGCTGGTGCTCACCATCGACCCGGCGCGGCGGCTGGCGGAGGCCATGGGGCTGAAGGAGAACGGCGCGGAGCCCACCACCGTGCCTCCAGAGCGCCTGTACGCGGACGGCCCGCGCGGCGAGGGCCGGCTGGACGTGTGG
This DNA window, taken from Corallococcus exiguus, encodes the following:
- a CDS encoding ArsA family ATPase, whose product is MLESLWSRRAVLVSGKGGVGKTTLSATLAVAAARAGRPVLLAELSPDEGGPSTLSGLVGAKEAGPRVVPVGPNLSFVRLSAQEGHRLFLEETLPVKWLAEAALRSRALRRFLEAGPALKEMGLMFQLLALLRLTHPDGRRVHPLTVVDLPATGHALALATLPRSILSLMPGGPVGRAVREGLDLLQDPARTGVVLTTLPEPLPVSETLALVGELKEVGLPLSAAVLNRMPEDPFTPESRAALERLLETHGPHRGQRALERLERARLARQRLAAGVSVPYWGLPELALTGVALVERLAELLESTLEGAASHGGREATP